GGAGGAAGGCGCGGCTCGTGGCGATCGGCGCTGGGCTACGGACAAAGGTCAACGCGAGCATAGGGACGTCTTCGGACATAATCGACATGAAGGCCGAGGTGGAAAAGGCCCTTGCCGCCGAGAAGGCCGGTGCGGACACCCTGATGGAGCTTTCGGTCGGCGGCGACTTAGACGCCATAAGGAAAGAGGTGCTTGCGGCCACTTCCCTTTCGGTCGGGAGCGTCCCGCTCTACCAGGCCTTCAAGGAAGCTATCGAAAGATACCATGACCCCAACAAGCTCACTGAAGAGCTCCTTTTCGACGTGCTTGAGAGGCAGTGCGCCGATGGAATTTCCTTCATGGCCGTGCACTGCGGCATTAACAGGCTCACGATAGAGCGCCTTAACAGGCAGGGATACCGCTACGGCGGGCTCGTTTCCCGGGGCGGCTCCTACATGGTCGGCTGGATGCTCAGGAACAATCGCGAAAACCCGCTCTATGAGAAGTTCGACAGGGTCGTCGGGATACTGAAGAAATATGACTGCGTCCTTAGCCTCGGGAACGGGCTACGCGCAGGCGCGGTGCATGACAGCCTCGACAGGGCCCAGGTGCAGGAGCTTCTCATAAACTGCGAGCTTGCGGAGCTCGGGCAGGAGATGGGCTGCCAGATGATGTGCGAGGGGCCGGGGCACCTGCCGCTAGACGACATAGAGGCGAACGTTAAGCTCCAGAAGAGGATGAGCAATGACGCGCCCTTCTATGTGCTCGGCCCGCTGACGACCGACGTCGCCGCGGGATACGACCACATAACCGCTGCCATCGGCGCTGCCGAGGCCGCGCGATACGGGGCGGACCTCATTTGCTACGTGACCCCGGCGGAGCACCTTGCATTGCCTAACAGGGACGACGTCGTCGAGGGCGTGAGGGCCGCGAGAATAGCCGCGCACGCAGGCGACATGGTGAAGCTAAAAAGCGCATCGAGGGACATGGCTATGGCAAAGGCCAGGAGGGACTTGAAGTGGGACGAGCAGCAGAGGCTCGGCCTATTCGGCGAGAAGGCCGCGGAGATAAGGACGAGCCGCGCGCCTGAGGTGCCTGACACATGCACCATGTGCGGGAGCTTCTGCGCGCTCGATAACGTGAACGCGTATTTCAAGGAAAGCCTCAAGAGCGGCAGGAAATACTGATTTTTGCTTCATTTCAAGGAATGCGGCACAGGGCGGGCGGGCATGGATGGCCATCTCCCGCCAGTTCCAAAGTACTCATCCTCACTCCTGCATTCCCGGAAATATTCCGATCTCCCGGCCCCGCTTTTTTCCTTGACCTGAAGGCCGCGCCGGGATACTATTTAAGCAGTTTATTAAATAATTGATTATCACGAGGATTGGCAATGAGCAAAAAGGATTCGATACAGAAAGAGGTCTTCGAGATACAGGCGGGCGTATGCCAGTGCCTAGCCAACCCGAAGCGCCTGGAGATACTCCATATCCTCCGCGATACGGAGCTTTCGGCGACCGAGATAGCCGCAAGGGTCGGCATCTCCAACGCGAACGCCTCCCAGCACCTTTCCATCATGCGGACAAAGGGGCTACTTAAGAGCAGGCGAGAGGGGGTGAGCATCAGATATTCGCTCGCGAACCCTAAGGTCATGACGGCCTGCGACATCATGAGGGAGGTCCTTTTCGAGCACCTTAACGAAAAGCGGCACCTTACCGGAAAGGTGAACGTAATATGATAGTGAAAGAGGAGAAAACGATGCCACACGATTTTTCAAAGGAGTTTTTCGCCGCGTATCATGCGGCCGTTTTCGAGGCACTCGGCGAGGACGCCCCCAAATATAACGCCCGGATAGGGGCGCTCCTTGCGAACGCCTGGCAGAAGACATTCAAGGAGCTTCCAGCCGACAGGGCGGGGTTCAAGGAAGCGATAGAAGCCTACATGAGCGGGCCGTTCAGGTTCTCGGACGTGGCCAGGTTCGAGTTCAATGACGACTGCACCGCTTACCTCTATGTAAAAGGCTGCGATATCTGCAACGGCAACGAGATCCTGAGGAACGGCGGCAAGAAGGGCGTATGCCCGATAAGCCAGATGGTCAAGTCGGCGATGGGGAAAGCCCTTAAGACAGGGATAGAGCTTACAGGAAGCGAGAAGCCCGGCCCTGTCGGGGAATGCTATCTCAGGTACAAGCTCGGCAAATGACCCGTCGCGCGGATTCCGAGTGAAACCGGCTTAATCTATTGGGCTTTCTTTCACTCGAATCCATCCCGGCGCGCCTGCTCTGCCCGCCCGCAAACCGGCGAATTTCCGCCTATCTTCCCTTATTCCCATTAAAAAACGCGACGATAGCTCCCCTCGCCCTCCCTTCGGCCTATTTTGTCTGTTGATAATTGTTCCGATTTTTAATACAATTCCGGCACGCAATTGAAAAAAGGATTTGCCGAGGCAAGCCGGACGCATGCGATACAAACAGGCCTCAGGCTCGGCCCGGCTTGAAGCGAACTTGCCTTGCACATCAGCCACAGCGAAAGGATAAGCGTGTCGGGAATATGAGAAGGAAGGGGGTCGCCGTACTGCTTCTGACCGTGTTCGCGGTCAACTTCATCTCCCTCGTCTACCAGGTCCTCTGGACCCGCAACATAATGGCGATATTAGGCTCGACCGCCCTCTCAATATCGACCACCCTCACCGTGTTCCTCTCGGGTATAGCCCTGGGCGGCTATCTTGGCGGCGTCTGGATAAGGAGGGCGCGAAACAAGTACATGACAATGGGTGCGCTCCTTCTGCTGCTCGGCGCCTATTGCTTCTTCATAGGGTACCTCTTCGGCCTGGTGGATATCATATATATAAGCCTCTCAAGCAATATAGAATCCGCCCTGGCCTCCAATCTCCTGAAGCTCGTCCTCATATTCGCTATACTCATTTTCCCCACGACCATAATAGGGTCCATGTTCCCGATATGCACCTACCTTTATTCAGTCGAATTCGGGAAGCTCGGGAAGGACGTTGCCTTCATCTACTTCCTCGACACACTCGGGGCGGCGCTCGGGGCAATCGTGAGCGGGTTCGTCCTTGTGCCGCATCTGGGCCTCAGGGAGTCCTCTTTTATAGCGGCCCTCGCTTATGTGATCCTCGGCGCGCTCGTACTGGTCACAAAACGTAGCGCGCCGGAAGAGGCGGCCGGTGCTGAAACGGCAGCCGCTAGCGCAAAGGCCGGGCTAAAGCTCGATCCGGCAAGGGCCTTCATACTCGCCGCGCTCTTTTTCGGCGGTTTCTCCGCCCTCATGCTCGAAGTCGTCTGGTCCCGGTATTTCCACCTCATCTTCGGGACCAGCATATACGCGTTTTCGATTGTCATAGCCGCGTTCCTCCTGGGGATCTCCATCGGTAGTTTCGCGGTAAAGCGCCGCCTGGAAAGCCTCAAAAACCCGCTCCTCCTCTTCGCCTATATCGAGATACTGATAGGCGGGTTCGCGCTCCTGGTGATACGCTCCTCCACCTGGCTTGAGACCATATATTTCAAGCTGTTCCAGAGAATCGATGATTTTTACCTGTTCCAGGGAATGCTCTTCCTGATAGCCTTTCTCATAATGCTCGTGCCGGCCGCCCTCATGGGCGCGAATTTCCCGCTTGCCGTAAGGATTTTCGGAAGGCAAAAGGAGACCAGGGGCGAGGACGCAGGCATCACCTTCGCCTTCAACACCGCCGGCGGGATCGCCGGGGCCTTTGCCGCCGGCTTCTTCATAATACCCTCCCTCGGCCTCGAAAAGGCCAACTTCCTGGCTTTCGCGGCATATTTTCTAATAGGTTTCGCAGCCCTCGTCTTGGCCGGAGGCCGCGCCAAACTCCATTACGCGCTGGGAGCCGCATTGGCCGGTATCTTCATCGCCGGAGGCTATTTCTTCGGAAACCCGCCCTCGCTCAACTGGGGCGTATACTACGGGGGCATAAGGAAGTC
This sequence is a window from Deltaproteobacteria bacterium. Protein-coding genes within it:
- the thiC gene encoding phosphomethylpyrimidine synthase ThiC, whose product is MTQIEAARNGSITKEMAEAAENEGRTAEYVRRMIAEGKAVIPNNTGRKARLVAIGAGLRTKVNASIGTSSDIIDMKAEVEKALAAEKAGADTLMELSVGGDLDAIRKEVLAATSLSVGSVPLYQAFKEAIERYHDPNKLTEELLFDVLERQCADGISFMAVHCGINRLTIERLNRQGYRYGGLVSRGGSYMVGWMLRNNRENPLYEKFDRVVGILKKYDCVLSLGNGLRAGAVHDSLDRAQVQELLINCELAELGQEMGCQMMCEGPGHLPLDDIEANVKLQKRMSNDAPFYVLGPLTTDVAAGYDHITAAIGAAEAARYGADLICYVTPAEHLALPNRDDVVEGVRAARIAAHAGDMVKLKSASRDMAMAKARRDLKWDEQQRLGLFGEKAAEIRTSRAPEVPDTCTMCGSFCALDNVNAYFKESLKSGRKY
- a CDS encoding fused MFS/spermidine synthase — encoded protein: MRRKGVAVLLLTVFAVNFISLVYQVLWTRNIMAILGSTALSISTTLTVFLSGIALGGYLGGVWIRRARNKYMTMGALLLLLGAYCFFIGYLFGLVDIIYISLSSNIESALASNLLKLVLIFAILIFPTTIIGSMFPICTYLYSVEFGKLGKDVAFIYFLDTLGAALGAIVSGFVLVPHLGLRESSFIAALAYVILGALVLVTKRSAPEEAAGAETAAASAKAGLKLDPARAFILAALFFGGFSALMLEVVWSRYFHLIFGTSIYAFSIVIAAFLLGISIGSFAVKRRLESLKNPLLLFAYIEILIGGFALLVIRSSTWLETIYFKLFQRIDDFYLFQGMLFLIAFLIMLVPAALMGANFPLAVRIFGRQKETRGEDAGITFAFNTAGGIAGAFAAGFFIIPSLGLEKANFLAFAAYFLIGFAALVLAGGRAKLHYALGAALAGIFIAGGYFFGNPPSLNWGVYYGGIRKSSLEEFKYNKYYMERNIVYSRHGHYGLVSVRHDKMKNELQLINNGKVDASNNEVDTRTQLLIGHLPLFLHKNPERVLNIGLGGGFTVGAIKAHPLVKHIDVVEIDPLVVEATGTYFRGVNNDALNDPRISVHIHDGRHFVKTTPHKYDVIVSEPPNIWVSGVSMLFTREFYKTADEKLKKGGLLFQWAPGYEMSTDDMKLIIKTLRERFEYVSYWVEGLDVAIIASHEYPAVDPAYIESLLAVPRVKYDAENLFARATTDFIVSYIQTPVVPFDMVDYHLRDFNLVNTDNLPHLEFNTARNMFNFKKTQKESP
- a CDS encoding metalloregulator ArsR/SmtB family transcription factor encodes the protein MQKEVFEIQAGVCQCLANPKRLEILHILRDTELSATEIAARVGISNANASQHLSIMRTKGLLKSRREGVSIRYSLANPKVMTACDIMREVLFEHLNEKRHLTGKVNVI